In Oreochromis niloticus isolate F11D_XX linkage group LG18, O_niloticus_UMD_NMBU, whole genome shotgun sequence, one genomic interval encodes:
- the LOC100700781 gene encoding uncharacterized protein LOC100700781, translating to MEGDPLSALFTPAFVVDVDKAKRNAQRMIERCQKLGVQLRPHMKTHKTLECADIMTGGSQRCIVVSTLAEACFYADHGYDDILYAYSVPFDKVERCAALSERLDLFQILLDHPDALEQLRKRPLKDGRQWHVWLKLDCGNGRAGVLHSEPGALKLAEAIAKTEGVELTGVYAHCGNTYYCTGVEQIQAVAQETTKLTLQFMEKLKAVGITCKSSIGSTPTCSHPVKDMAQLSEVHPGNYVFYDVQQSTIGSCCLEDVAVRVLTRVIGHCPHRNQLLIDCGWAGISLDGAGKLPTGYAVIEGHPNLKLLSMTQEHGRVEPISGQLDYSKYPLGSLLTLIPYHSCATAVMHPVYHVHSEGRLVGKWTPTRGW from the exons ATGGAGGGAGATCCTCTCTCAGCCCTGTTTACTCCTGCTTTTGTGGTGGATGTGGATAAAGCGAAGAGGAATGCCCAGAGGATGATCGAGCGCTGCCAGAAACTGGGAGTCCAGCTTCGTCCACACATGAAGACCCACAAAACCCT TGAGTGTGCTGACATTATGACGGGTGGATCACAGAGGTGCATAGTGGTTTCCACCCTGGCAGAGGCCTGTTTCTATGCTGACCATGGATATGATGACATCCTCTATGCCTACTCTGTTCCCTTTGATAAG GTAGAGCGTTGTGCAGCCCTGTCAGAGAGACTGGATCTCTTCCAGATTTTATTGGACCATCCTGATGCTTTGGAGCAGCTCCGAAAAAGACCCCTGAAAGATGGTCGGCAGTGGCACGTCTGGCTCAAACTCGACTGTGGCAATGGGAGAG CTGGCGTCCTGCACTCGGAGCCAGGAGCGCTCAAACTGGCTGAAGCCATCGCTAAGACGGAGGGCGTGGAACTTACAGGAGTGTACGCCCACTGTGGGAATACCTATTACTGCACAGGAGTTGAGCAAATACAGGCTGTTGCCCAGGAAACCACCAAACTGACTCTGCAGTTCATGGAAAA ACTGAAGGCTGTTGGCATCACCTGTAAGTCCAGCATTGGCTCCACCCCTACCTGTAGCCATCCAGTCAAAGACATGGCGCAGCTTAGCGAGGTCCACCCAGGAAACTACGTCTTCTATG ATGTGCAGCAGTCTACGATTGGCTCATGCTGTCTGGAGGACGTGGCTGTGAGGGTTCTCACAAGAGTCATCGGTCACTGTCCACACAGGAACCAGCTCCTGATTGACTGTGGATGGGCTGGAATCAG TTTGGACGGAGCTGGGAAACTTCCCACTGGATATGCTGTGATCGAGGGGCATCCAAACCTCAA GTTGTTGTCTATGACCCAGGAGCATGGACGAGTGGAGCCCATCTCAGGACAACTGGACTACAGCAAATACCCCCTGGGCTCTCTGCTCACACTGATTCCCTACCAC TCATGTGCAACAGCAGTGATGCATCCTGTGTACCATGTACACTCTGAGGGTCGTCTGGTAGGGAAGTGGACGCCCACTCGCGGGTGGTGA
- the col6a2 gene encoding collagen alpha-2(VI) chain — translation MVGLEFILVALLFGALTHAQKQDCNKTKVCPIDVYFTIDTSETVALQESPPGALVESIKSFTSQFADRLDDEELRGVVQINWKIGGLHFSQTQKVFSRFAAKNEFITGVSRINYLGKGTYTDCALRAMATEIQSSPSYPKALRFAVVITDGHVTGNPCGGIKVAAEEARDKGIHIFAVAASNNIEEPGLRDIASSPVSLYRNEYAAVKFSQNRVTIDTPTIDRIIKTMKHLAYVECYNVSCLETKGPPGPKGHRGQKGAKGDHGEPGQKGERGRPGDPGIEGPIGQPGIKGEPGLKGEKGEIGTQGKKGVAGIPGRNGTDGQKGKIGRIGAPGCKGDPGDSGPDGHPGDVGERGPPGTDGDKGDPGRPGRSGPPGPDGDTGPKGERGSPGSPGIPGAKGNSGTPGVPGVPGEKGRRGDYGPKGSQGPPGTKGEKGENGPEGQRGLPGETGSDGAKGDVGLPGPRGPAGPSGEPGRLGSRGDPGDAGPRGEPGNVGPKGDRGRAGFSYAGSRGEPGDRGDKGKRGPRGTRGDCGQKGEPGLKGTPGQPGETGSQGEPGPRGPRGEPGRDGDPGPEGDPGLTECDVMNYIRETCGCCDCEKRCGPLDIVFVIDSSESVGLTNFTLEKNFVINTISRLGSFAKDPQSDTGTRVGVVQYSHSGTFQAIRLNDPKIDSLSAFKDAVKNLEWIAGGTFTPSALKYAYDNLIRDSRRAKANVTVVVITDGRFDPRDDDNLLTYLCRDPNVDVSAIGIGDMFEQIEENESLKSIACQRDGKVMGMRRFADLVAEEFIDKIETVLCPDPFIVCPDLPCTSEPAVAACVQRPVDVVFLLDGSERMGLENHRRAKEFIENVARRLVLATGENDDRNARLALLQYGSPSEQRVEFALTHNLTVISDSLAGVAYMDSSSALGSAIIYAVNNLVFKGNSRLSRRNAEVAFVFITDGITAREQLDEGVSAMKRAEGVPTVIAMGSDTDEEVLKKVALGDTSAIFRGDDYAMLNKPAFFERFIRWIC, via the exons atggTGGGGTTAGAGTTCATTCTGGTCGCTCTTCTCTTTGGAGCCCTGACTCATGCCCAGAAACAAGACTGCAACA AAACAAAAGTCTGTCCCATAGACGTGTATTTCACCATAGACACGTCGGAGACTGTTGCCCTGCAGGAGTCGCCTCCTGGAGCACTTGTGGAGAGTATCAAG AGCTTCACCAGCCAGTTTGCAGATCGTTTGGATGATGAAGAGCTCAGAGGCGTCGTGCAGATCAACTGGAAAATCGGTGGACTGCACTTCTCCCAGACACAAAAGGTTTTCAGTCGGTTTGCAGCCAAGAATGAATTCATCACG GGTGTGAGTAGAATCAATTATTTGGGTAAAGGGACCTACACTGATTGTGCCCTCAGAGCCATGGCAACGGAGATACAGAGCTCACCCTCATACCCCAAGGCCCTCCGATTTGCTGTTGTCATCACTGATGGCCACGTGACTGGAAACCCGTGTGGGGGTATTAAGGTGGCAGCAGAGGAGGCTCGTGACAAGGGCATCCATATCTTTGCTGTGGCAGCATCGAATAACATAGAAGAGCCTGGGCTGAGAGATATCGCCAGCTCTCCAGTGTCCCTCTACAGGAATGAATATGCAGCTGTGAAGTTCAGCCAGAACAGAGTCACGATAGATACCCCAACTATTGATCGAATCATCAAGACAATG AAACATCTGGCATATGTAGAG TGTTACAATGTGTCCTGTCTGGAGACAAAAGGGCCTCCTGGTCCAAAAGGCCACAGGGGACAAAAA GGAGCTAAAGGAGACCATGGAGAGCCAGGacaaaaaggagagagaggtcGCCCAGGAGACCCTGGTATCGAAGGTCCAATCGGTCAGCCCGGTATCAAA GGAGAACCAGGTCTAAAAGGCGAGAAG GGAGAGATTGGAACTCAGGGAAAAAAG GGTGTGGCTGGCATCCCAGGACGCAATGGGACAGATGGGCAGAAG GGTAAAATTGGGCGAATCGGCGCTCCAGGCTGCAAAGGAGACCCAGGCGACAGC GGTCCCGATGGTCACCCTGGAGATGTCGGTGAACGTGGGCCTCCTGGAACTGATGGAGACAAG GGAGATCCTGGGCGCCCTGGAAGATCTGGCCCGCCTGGCCCAGACGGAGATACTGGACCAAAG GGAGAGAGGGGAAGTCCTGGATCACCTGGTATTCCTGGAGCGAAAGGAAACTCT ggaACCCCTGGAGTTCCAGGTGTTCCAGGCGAGAAG ggTAGAAGAGGAGACTATGGTCCAAAGGGTTCACAAGGGCCTCCAGGCACTAAGGGAGAGAAG GGTGAAAATGGGCCTGAGGGCCAGAGGGGACTTCCCggtgaaacaggaagtgatgggGCAAAG GGTGACGTTGGCTTGCCAGGACCTAGGGGACCAGCAGGCCCATCAGGAGAGCCAGGAAGACTC GGTAGCAGAGGTGACCCTGGTGATGCTGGACCAAGAGGAGAGCCTGGAAACGTTGGACCAAAG GGAGACCGTGGAAGAGCTGGCTTTAGCTATGCGGGATCAAGAGGAGAACCG GGTGACAGAGGAGACAAGGGTAAGCGTGGACCTCGTGGCACCAGAGGTGACTGTGGTCAAAAGGGTGAACCTGGACTTAAAGGAACTCCAGGACAACCA GGCGAGACAGGGTCCCAGGGTGAACCTGGACCAAGAGGCCCAAGAGGAGAACCTGGGCGTGAT GGAGATCCTGGCCCTGAGGGGGATCCCGGCCTCACT GAATGTGACGTCATGAACTACATCAGAGAGACGTGTGGCTGCTGTG ACTGTGAGAAACGTTGCGGACCGCTGGACATCGTGTTTGTTATCGACAGCTCAGAGTCAGTGGGTCTCACCAACTTCACCCTGGAGAAGAACTTTGTCATCAACACCATCAGCAGACTGGGATCATTTGCCAAAGACCCTCAGTCAGACACAG GCACTAGGGTGGGAGTGGTTCAGTACAGTCACAGTGGAACCTTCCAAGCCATCCGGCTCAACGACCCCAAGATTGATTCATTGTCTGCTTTCAAG GATGCAGTAAAGAATTTGGAGTGGATTGCAGGAGGTACGTTCACGCCGTCTGCTCTGAAGTACGCCTACGACAACCTGATCAGGGACAGCCGCAGAGCGAAAGCCAACGTCACTGTCGTCGTCATCACTGACGGACGTTTTGACCCCAGAGATGACGACAATTTGCTCACCTACCTCTGCAG AGATCCCAACGTTGACGTGAGCGCCATTGGTATCGGAGACATGTTTGAGCAGATCGAGGAGAATGAGAGTCTGAAGAGCATCGCCTGCCAGAGGGACGGTAAAGTAATGGGCATGAGACGCTTTGCAGACCTAGTGGCAGAGGAGTTCATTGACAAGATCGAGACCGTGCTCTGCCCAG ATCCTTTCATCGTGTGCCCTGATCTGCCTTGTACATCag AGCCTGCTGTGGCTGCTTGTGTTCAGCGGCCGGTGGATGTGGTGTTCCTCCTGGATGGTTCTGAGAGGATGGGGCTGGAGAACCACCGCAGGGCCAAAGAGTTCATTGAGAATGTGGCGCGCCGTCTCGTCCTGGCTACTGGCGAAAATGACGATAGGAATGCCCGCCTGGCTTTGTTGCAGTATGGCAGCCCCTCGGAGCAGAGGGTGGAGTTCGCACTGACGCATAACCTCACAGTGATCTCCGATTCACTAGCAGGCGTCGCCTACATGGATTCTTCCTCTGCTTTGGGCAGCGCTATCATCTATGCTGTCAACAATCTGGTTTTTAAG GGTAACAGTCGCTTGTCGCGCCGCAATGCTGAGGTGGCCTTCGTGTTCATCACTGATGGCATCACAGCCAGAGAGCAGCTGGATGAAGGTGTGAGCGCCATGAAGAGAGCGGAAGGCGTTCCCACAGTGATCGCCATGGGAAGTGACACTGATGAGGAGGTGCTAAAGAAGGTGGCGCTCGGAGACACGTCGGCCATCTTTAGGGGAGACGATTACGCCATGCTGAACAAGCCGGCCTTCTTTGAGCGCTTCATCCGCTGGATATGCTAG